DNA from Scheffersomyces stipitis CBS 6054 chromosome 1, whole genome shotgun sequence:
ATACAGTGGCAGCAATCATCTACCAACAGCTATCGTCCAATTCTATGCCTGGACCGATGAGtaatgaagaacaaattccttcttgatcttttccCAGTTGTGAGGATCAaagaatatatatacaCCCTTTTCGACATCCTGGCTAATTAGCACAGGCTCTACGTTGCTATCTTTAGTTAACCACACTTGTATATCCTTGTGGTATCTCCAGTTTCTTGCTACAAGTTCACGAGCAGCGTATTCCTGAAGAGTATCTCTAGGTTTCATAtagaagatgtagaaaaGAGTTTCATCAGTAAACAGCTGGATTTTGTTATCACAAGGACCTGGCGGAGGCACTATAGACTCAGTCAAGATGGACCGAGGTAATGTGAAGTAAGGTTCGACTTCTGAACGTGAAGTTTCTGCCCAGGGTGAGGGTAAATTCTTGAGAATGGTGGAATCTTGTGACAAATCAAACCCCAACTTGGTGATATCCTGTCCGATGGCAAAAGTTGTGTAGTCTGATTGGTCCATTTTCACCAAGGACAGCAATCCTGCCAATCCATACTTGGACATTTCGTTGTCTACTGCAGTGTCTTGGCCTGTCTGGATAGACAAGTTATTCGTGGGTAATCCTGGTGGTAGGGTCGCTGGAAAATGTTAGTAGGAGTTGAAAAAAAGTCTGCAAAAAGAAAGTTGGAAACCCGAAGACCCGCAGGTCTTTGTTCTCAATTTACTTACGCATTATTTGTGGGTTGCTATGTGAAGAAATGCTATGGACAAGTTTGTTGTGGACGATAATGGAGATCAcagaaatggaattggAGTATAAGCCAATCTGGATATGTTGGAGTTACTGGCGGAGATGGTAAGCGCACgcaattgaaaattagCGAGGTTTAGTGAGAAATACTGAGAGTTTCGCGATTCTCTCGGTATAGTACAACTAATTAAGAGTCAACTTATGGAAGCATTGCCA
Protein-coding regions in this window:
- the CDC36 gene encoding transcriptional regulator involved in cell cycle regulation, which encodes MSKYGLAGLSSLVKMDQSDYTTFAIGQDITKLGFDLSQDSTILKNLPSPWAETSRSEVEPYFTLPRSILTESIVPPPGPCDNKIQSFTDETLFYIFYMKPRDTLQEYAARELVARNWRYHKDIQVWLTKDSNVEPVLISQDVEKGVYIFFDPHNWEKIKKEFVLHYSSVQA